The DNA region CTCCGACATTTGAACGTAAGACGGCGGTGCAATAGCCAACGAAGCTGCAAACGGATCTACATATCCTGAAGTAGAATCATTTCCAGTTCCCGACGATGCTGGTGCTGGCAATGCTAACATTGCAGGTCTTCCAGCTGAACCAAGTGCAACACTGCTAGCACTTCCACTTCCACCGTAACCTTGTCCTTGCATTGCTGCATTCATTTCACTTTGTTTATACATACCATCCAATAATAGAGTGTCAAACCCTCCACCTAATGCAGGTTTCTGGTTCCCCAAGTAGCTAGTTGATTGTACCAGTGCTGTTTCCCAATCTGCTCCTCCTTCGTCGAATGCGTGCCATGGAAGTGCTTTTGTTGCACCTTCACTTGTTACTGCAGCTCCATCAAATAAAGCTAAGGCTAGTTTgtccccatgttcttcatttgtcACCCTATCATCTCCTAAGTTCAGCAAATCGCCTTCGGTTTGTACAACTTTTTCTTCTTTCACCTCAACCGGCTCTTCCTTCACTTCTTCAACCGGTTCCTCTGGTGGTGGCGGTAGTGCCTTGACTTCACTCACTTCTTCTTCCGGTTCGGGTTCCGGCTCAGGTTCGGCTTCAGGTTCCTTGGCTTCTTCAACCTCCTCTTCTTCTGCATTAGCTTTCTGGCTTTGTGCTAAGAGTGACTTGTCTTTGATAAACTCTTCCATAACCTCGAGTTTCTTAGGTGTGACCTTTTCTATCTCGGGGTACTCAGAAGAGCGAGCAATTCCAATACTCTTGGACCATCCATAGAAGAGGTCTAGCTCATCAAACTGTTTTCCAACACGACAGAATATGTCGTACACCTTAACACATTCGGCGACTTCCATGTCAGGAAAACGGTCGATTAAAATGCTCAGTAATTCCGATATCTCAAAATATGATTGAAAACTCTCCTTCACAATTGGATAAAGAGCCACTATAACAATTCTATGATTCTTTGCTCCCCCTGTTGCATTGAAAAACAGACAGCCATGAAAATGTGTTTTAAGAAAATCGAGTGAAAAGTAATATATTTTGTTAGGAAAATCTTATGTTCTAGTGATCACAAACCTGTCGGACGACAAGCTAAAAAGCGTTCTATAAGCAATTGCAAATGCTGCATTTTTGAAAAAATCTGCTCTAACTTCATGTCATGCACCGGTGTAGATCTTACAACCATGTCTTTATCACTCTCCTTTTCTCTTTCCCTTTCATCCTCTTCTTCATCAATACCAAACATGCCACGCTTTCCACGCCGATTTTGCATCTTATACTCAAGCCGCTCATCTAGATATAACGAATATGTGCGCACGAATGCAGAATAGTCCCAAGAACCAGATTTCAAACTGTCACGAAAATCAGACATGTTGAGCATACGTGTCCCGCGTCGAGTTGAGAAGAATATCTCTTGCTCATAAGCAGGATCACCCTCTGTCAAAAGCCTTTGAATCAAAATAAGAG from Lathyrus oleraceus cultivar Zhongwan6 chromosome 1, CAAS_Psat_ZW6_1.0, whole genome shotgun sequence includes:
- the LOC127084984 gene encoding putative clathrin assembly protein At1g03050 is translated as MPPSSIRRALGAVKDQTSIGLAKVGSSTSLADLDVAIVKATRHDEYPSEEKYIREILSLTCYSRAFISACVNTLSRRLNKTKSWTVGLKTLILIQRLLTEGDPAYEQEIFFSTRRGTRMLNMSDFRDSLKSGSWDYSAFVRTYSLYLDERLEYKMQNRRGKRGMFGIDEEEDEREREKESDKDMVVRSTPVHDMKLEQIFSKMQHLQLLIERFLACRPTGGAKNHRIVIVALYPIVKESFQSYFEISELLSILIDRFPDMEVAECVKVYDIFCRVGKQFDELDLFYGWSKSIGIARSSEYPEIEKVTPKKLEVMEEFIKDKSLLAQSQKANAEEEEVEEAKEPEAEPEPEPEPEEEVSEVKALPPPPEEPVEEVKEEPVEVKEEKVVQTEGDLLNLGDDRVTNEEHGDKLALALFDGAAVTSEGATKALPWHAFDEGGADWETALVQSTSYLGNQKPALGGGFDTLLLDGMYKQSEMNAAMQGQGYGGSGSASSVALGSAGRPAMLALPAPASSGTGNDSTSGYVDPFAASLAIAPPSYVQMSEMEKKQRLLVEEQLIWQQYEKDRGQGHAALQKQQPGSNNMGGYPQNYGNYYR